A single Marinobacter sp. es.042 DNA region contains:
- a CDS encoding TRAP transporter large permease has protein sequence MSTTTAAPSSGMAGKLGTWLMIIATVGLAFVICVELINILFYDPWSDEKFLFKLSGSLSGVEIGPLTYLMFGSLAVALMMGLPLAFVTGGLGVMFIYLVGDAMMLNIVPGRIFPLMANPDIAAIPLFIFMASMLERAGLIEEMFSVVYKWMGGISGGLAAATIVASTILAAMVGVIGAAVVTMGIIALPAMLKRHYDHKIAIGSIMAGGTLGILIPPSILAILYAVVAQQSVGELYLGSLLPGLMLSGLYLSYVLVRSWLNPQLGPPIPVEDRISLKEKVKLLGNLIAPLALVGLVLGLLFGGIATPVEAAGIGSFGAIIVAMMHKKFSIAGLREASVTTAKASAMVLWIMFGASVFVGFYILQGGQQFVTDAILGTGMSAYGILFLLMVLLVVLGMFLDWVGILLLAVPIFIPIVKALEFPGLFGFPPVSGDDVVLWFGVLYLVNMQMSFLSPPFGYALFYIRGVCPPEISMGTIFKSSLVFLAIQAFGLFMCILIPGIVTWLPGLVYG, from the coding sequence ATGAGTACAACAACTGCAGCGCCCAGCAGCGGCATGGCCGGAAAACTGGGTACATGGTTAATGATCATCGCCACCGTGGGTCTGGCGTTTGTCATCTGTGTTGAACTGATCAACATTCTCTTTTACGACCCATGGAGTGATGAGAAATTCCTCTTCAAGCTCTCGGGTAGCTTGTCCGGCGTCGAAATCGGGCCGCTGACTTACCTGATGTTTGGATCTCTGGCTGTGGCCCTGATGATGGGGCTGCCCCTTGCTTTCGTGACCGGTGGTCTTGGTGTCATGTTCATCTACCTGGTGGGTGACGCCATGATGTTGAACATTGTCCCCGGCCGGATCTTCCCGCTTATGGCAAACCCGGACATTGCTGCGATCCCTCTGTTCATCTTCATGGCGTCGATGCTTGAACGCGCGGGCCTGATCGAAGAAATGTTCAGCGTCGTTTACAAGTGGATGGGCGGCATCAGTGGCGGCCTTGCTGCTGCAACCATTGTCGCCTCTACGATTCTGGCTGCGATGGTTGGTGTTATCGGTGCCGCCGTTGTCACCATGGGCATCATCGCACTGCCGGCCATGTTGAAACGTCATTACGACCACAAGATTGCCATCGGCTCCATCATGGCGGGGGGAACCCTGGGTATCCTCATTCCGCCTTCGATTCTGGCCATTCTGTACGCCGTGGTCGCACAGCAGTCTGTGGGCGAGCTTTACCTGGGCTCTCTGTTGCCCGGTCTGATGCTCTCCGGTCTGTACCTGAGTTATGTTCTGGTACGCAGCTGGCTGAACCCGCAGCTTGGTCCCCCGATTCCGGTGGAAGACCGGATCAGCCTTAAAGAGAAGGTGAAGCTTCTTGGCAATCTGATTGCGCCCCTTGCGCTGGTTGGTCTGGTTCTGGGCCTGCTTTTCGGTGGTATTGCAACGCCGGTTGAAGCCGCGGGCATTGGTTCTTTTGGTGCCATCATTGTTGCAATGATGCACAAGAAGTTCTCGATCGCCGGTCTGCGTGAAGCATCTGTGACCACAGCCAAGGCGTCCGCCATGGTTCTCTGGATCATGTTCGGTGCATCGGTGTTCGTTGGCTTCTACATCCTCCAGGGTGGCCAGCAGTTTGTAACAGACGCGATTCTGGGCACTGGCATGTCAGCCTACGGCATCCTGTTCCTGTTGATGGTCTTGCTGGTTGTTCTGGGTATGTTCCTTGACTGGGTTGGTATCCTGCTGCTGGCCGTGCCCATCTTCATTCCGATCGTTAAAGCGCTGGAATTCCCCGGCCTGTTCGGCTTCCCGCCGGTTTCAGGTGACGACGTGGTGCTCTGGTTCGGGGTGCTGTACCTGGTGAACATGCAGATGTCTTTCCTGAGTCCGCCGTTCGGTTACGCACTGTTCTATATCCGCGGCGTTTGTCCTCCGGAAATCTCCATGGGCACCATCTTCAAATCGTCCCTGGTATTCCTGGCAATCCAGGCGTTCGGACTGTTCATGTGTATCCTGATCCCCGGCATCGTGACCTGGCTGCCAGGGCTGGTATACGGCTAA
- a CDS encoding GlcG/HbpS family heme-binding protein, whose translation MLTIKRLDLADARILIEGAAEKAREIGVPMCIAVVDESGNLVAFERMDGGKITSVTIAQDKAFTAAAAKKATHDYNKVNVPGSLAFGIHTEVGGRISSVGGGLPVIVDGDVVGGIGISSGTPQQDMDCAQAGLDHFETKRG comes from the coding sequence ATGTTGACGATCAAACGACTGGACCTTGCCGACGCGCGTATCCTCATTGAGGGCGCTGCAGAGAAGGCTCGCGAAATTGGCGTGCCCATGTGCATTGCGGTGGTGGACGAGTCCGGCAATCTGGTGGCTTTCGAGCGCATGGACGGCGGCAAGATCACCAGTGTGACCATCGCCCAGGACAAGGCCTTCACGGCGGCTGCGGCCAAGAAAGCCACCCACGACTACAACAAGGTGAACGTGCCCGGCAGTCTGGCCTTCGGTATCCATACCGAAGTGGGCGGGCGCATCAGCTCTGTTGGTGGTGGCCTGCCAGTGATCGTCGACGGCGACGTAGTGGGTGGTATCGGAATCAGTTCCGGTACCCCCCAGCAGGATATGGACTGCGCCCAGGCCGGTCTTGACCACTTTGAAACAAAACGCGGTTGA